CGCGCCAACGAGTGGTCATCCGCAGAAAAGCCAGAGTCGTTGCGTAAGGCGCTGTTGGCATCTCACTCGCTCGTCTCGGCCTGGGATGGCAGCAGACTTGTCGGTCTTGGCAATGCCATTTCAGACGGCCACCTGGTCGTTTATTATCCCCACTTGCTCGTGCTTCCAGAGTATCAAGGCCGCGGCGTCGGCAAGCAGCTCATGGCGATGTTAATGGGGAAGTACAACGGCTTTCATCAACACATGCTCGTGGCGGACGGGCGGGCGCTCGACTTCTATCGCAAGTGCGGTTTTGAGCGCGCCGGCAACACCGAACCCATGTGGATTTATGCGGGTCACGATCATTAACCGCCCAATACGCTGATGATCATCCAACCTTACAAAACGAGGCCCATTCGGTTTCTTGAACTTTGGCAGGAAGGAGAATGGCGCATCAAGGTTTACAGTATTGCCTACGAGCGTCTGACTGCAAGAGCGGAGCTGGTTGAAGCCGCCAAAACAGTTGCGCGCGAAAAATTGGCCACGGTTCCTTCCACACTGCAGCATTACTCAGTTGGATTCCTTGGTGTTCACGATGGGCGGACATCCAATTTTATTTTTGTCGATTGGTGGGCGGAGGAGAACGAACTGCACCATCATGTTTATGTGTCGCCCAGCAATGATCCCGCTCGCCTCACGTATATGACGCCGACTGGTTTGGCAGCCTGCGTGTGGGATTTACGCGTCATGGCGTTCGAGCGGAAAGCATGGGTGGATTGTGTGTTGCGGAATTACAAGAGTCCTGATCTCGAAGCGTATTTACAACAGAGGCTTAACGAGGATGTGTAAAATGTCACATCCAAGCCGCTAAAAGCAAAAATGAAACTCTTAATCCTCGGAGGAACTAAATTCCTAGGTCGGCACCTAACGCAGATTGCACTGGCACGCGGACACGCAGTTACGTTGTTCAACCGAGGGCAATCGAATCCGGGATTATTTTCCGGAGTTGAGGAACTTCGTGGTGATCGTGAGGGAAATTTGGAGTCGCTAAAAGGTCGACGATGGGACGCGGTAATCGATACATCCGGATATGTTTCCGCCAAAGTGCGTGCGACAGCCGAATTGCTCGCGTCGGCAGTCGAACATTACACCTTTATCTCAAGCGTGTCCGTGTATGCTGATTTCAGCGTGTCCGGGCTCGATGAGACAGCTTCAGTGGCAACGTTGCCACCGGGAGCGGTTGAGGAGGAAAGCAACATGGAAACCTACGGTGCCCGCAAGGCATTGTGTGAACATGCTGCTGAAGAGAGTATGCCGGGACGAGTCTTGAAGATAAGGCCGGGAGTGATTGTTGGACCTTACGATCCGACGGACCGTTTTACCTACTGGGTGCGCCGCATCGCGAATAGTGGCGAAACGCTGGCCCCAGAGAATCCTGAAAAACCAATGCAGTTGATTGACGCGCGAGACCTGGCTGACTGGACAATCCGGATGGTGGAAAAAAGAGAGGTCGGTCTGTTTAATGCTACAGGACCTCAACAGCCTCTGACTTTCGGAAGCATGCTTGAAGCGTGTAAGACCGCCAGTGACAACACCTCCCAACTTTGCTGGATAGCCCCTCAATTCCTGTTGGACAAAGGTGTTGCACCCTGGAGTGATCTGCCGCTTTGGATTCCAGAGGCAGACAAGGAATATGCAGGCTTTTTCCAAGTCAATTCCAACCGGGCGTTTAACTCCGACCTTGTTTGCCGTCCATTGGTTGACACGGCGCGTGACATCCTAGTTTGGGACCGTGATCGCGATGTGGCAAGCGAATCAATTAAGAGTGTGACGACAAGGAAAGTTGGTCTGACACCTGAGCGCGAGCAGGAGTTGCTATGCACATGGAAAACCAAGAAATAATCTCGATACAAACAGCAGAGCATTACACCTGGGGAGATCGGTGCGACGGCTGGCATCTACTGAGAAGCGCTGAGCTGAGCGTCATTCAGGAGCAGATGCCGCCTCAGACTTCCGAGGTGGCGCATTTTCATGGCAGATCGCGTCAACTTTTCTATGTCCTCTCCGGCACGCTCTCGATTTCCGTTGAGGGAAAAGTGCACAGTCTGAATCCTGAACAAGGACTCGAGATTGCCCCTCAAGTCACGCATCGGGTTTACAACGACACGGACTCGAATGTTCGCTTTATGGTTATTTCCAGCCCTCCTTCTCACGGAGACAGGGTTGTGGCCGGCAATTAGAAAATTGACAGTGAAGCTGCGAAGAGGAATCTGAACTGATTTGCGCAGTGGCACTTGTTCATATTAAATCGTTACTTTCCATTCTATGACGATCCGTGAAATGATCATAACCGACTACGATTCAGTAATGGCATTGCTTTCCAGTTCAACCGGAGTTCGGCTGCGAGAAGCAGATTCCCGCGAGGCCACGGCACGTTACCTGGAGCGTAATCCCAGTCTGAGTTTCGTGGCACTTGTCGATGGACAACTGGTTGGATGCGTGATGTGCGGGCACGATGGGCGACGTGGTTATTTGCAGCACCTGACTGTTTCACGATCTTACCATCAGCGTGGCATCGGGACGGCTTTGGTTGAACGATGCCTGACAGAGCTGGCCCGTCTTGGGATTGTGAAGACGCATATCGATGTGCTGGTTGAGAATGACTCTGCCATTGCCTATTGGAGTCGCCGAGGCTGGCAGAAAAGGGATGACATCTTCAGGTTTTCGTATTTGAAATCCGGGAACGCGAACGCCTGATGGTTCGTTTTCAAAGGAGAGCTTGTTGGGCTTACAGCCGGGATCGGCACACTCAAAATTATGGCATGGGCAAAATTAAAAACCGCCGTCATTGTGGGCACGGCGATACTGCTGGCTGCCGGAACAACAACTCTGGTCGTGGATTGGATCAAGCACCCTGAGCTGACATATCAGGGAAAAAGCATTGGTTACTGGCTGGACCAGTTACATTCTGGGAATGCTCAGGCACAATTTCAGGCACACCTTTCCCTTCTGGAAATCGGGGAACCGGCCGTTCCTTATCTGTTGAGGGATTTCACCACCAAAGATACGAGTTCGAGGCAGCTTTATAGGAAATGGTATCCCAAGATGCCGTCGTCCCTGATGAAGCGTCTGCCACCACCAGTGAATATTCGGCGATTCCGTATCGATGCATCCGGGGTGTTGAGAGAAATGGGCCCAGCGGCAGATCCGGCAGTGCCTGAATACATCAAAGCGCTCAAAGACCCCGATCGGGCAATCCGAGAGACGGCAGGTTTTGCGTTGGAATTTATCATGCCGGATGATGAAGAGACCATTGTTGCTTTGGTTGAAGCGCTCAAAAAAGAGCCCGACCTCGAAATGGTGAGAATGGGACTTCATAGCATTATCTTTGAGCGCGACAAGCGCACAGCATCGGCAGTACCGGGACTGACGGAGATTTTAGAAAACGAACTTCAGAAAGGATTGCTGGATTATGAGACCGTGCGAAAGATTATAACCTGGCTCCAACATCTGGAAGCAAAAGCACAGCCAGCAGTTCCAGTTCTGAAGGAAGTGGTTCATGCGCAAAACAGCACTTTCCGGTTTGCCGCGCTGGAAGCCTTGGTAAAAATTGACAAACAATCAGTAAGCGCTGACGAGATTGTCCAGATTCTCTCCAGAGGGCTGAAGGATTCCAATCCCAGCATGCGTAACCAGTCCCTCAGAGAATGCACATGGGCCCAGAAGGAATTTCCAAAAGGAGCAGAAACGCTGAAACCGCTCATCGAGGAATTGACTCATGATCAAAACAAAGGTGTCGATGAAACGGCTGCGATGGTTTTGTGCAATTTCCCCCCGGTGAGCGATGATGTGGTGGCATCACTAAAGGAGTTGCTTCAATCCCGCGATACCAACACCCGCATCAGCGTGGCAACGGCACTCGGCAAACTGAATCGTCATACTGAAGAAGCCATTTCAACACTTACCGCCATGGCACGCGAGACAGCAAATACCAACATGAGAACCCGAATTTCGGCTGCAATGGCGCTATGGAAGCTGAACGGTAATGCGGATGAGGCCCTTGCACTGGCCCTGCCGGGGTTGCACGACAAGGATATCTATGGCACTCGCCAAACTGCCTTCGTCACGCTCGGCGAACTGGGACCTGCCGCCACACCTGCAATTCCCGAACTCACCAATCTCCTGAACACAGGAGAAGGTAATGACCCACTCCACGCAGCGGATGCCTTGTGGAAAATCAATCATGAGGTGAAGGCTACTTTGCCTGTTGTTATAAAATCATTGGGTGACCGGTTCAGCTGGAGTAAGTCAACCGCGGTTCGGCTTATCTCAGAAATGGGGATGGAAGCCAAATCGGCGGTGCCTGCGTTGCAACGAATGATAGAAGATTCGCGAACGAGCATCACTGTGCATGATCAGGCGATTGCTGCGCTGGAGAAACTGGATCCCGAAGCTTTGGCTCGCACCATGGAGAAATTGGAGAAGAAAAAACAGAAAGAAGGAAGGCTACGTTAATGACATACCAGCTCAGACACGTATGGCAGAGGCGATGAAGTCAGCATTCGCTGATGAGAAAGTTAAAGGAGTTGGTTTGCAGATGAATTTTTTTTGAGCGGCGCGCGTCAAGTCATCGGAAAATGTCGCAG
Above is a genomic segment from Pedosphaera parvula Ellin514 containing:
- a CDS encoding GNAT family N-acetyltransferase, which translates into the protein MSAKAVHYSETREIALESILTLYRANEWSSAEKPESLRKALLASHSLVSAWDGSRLVGLGNAISDGHLVVYYPHLLVLPEYQGRGVGKQLMAMLMGKYNGFHQHMLVADGRALDFYRKCGFERAGNTEPMWIYAGHDH
- a CDS encoding NAD-dependent epimerase/dehydratase family protein, translated to MKLLILGGTKFLGRHLTQIALARGHAVTLFNRGQSNPGLFSGVEELRGDREGNLESLKGRRWDAVIDTSGYVSAKVRATAELLASAVEHYTFISSVSVYADFSVSGLDETASVATLPPGAVEEESNMETYGARKALCEHAAEESMPGRVLKIRPGVIVGPYDPTDRFTYWVRRIANSGETLAPENPEKPMQLIDARDLADWTIRMVEKREVGLFNATGPQQPLTFGSMLEACKTASDNTSQLCWIAPQFLLDKGVAPWSDLPLWIPEADKEYAGFFQVNSNRAFNSDLVCRPLVDTARDILVWDRDRDVASESIKSVTTRKVGLTPEREQELLCTWKTKK
- a CDS encoding cupin domain-containing protein — its product is MENQEIISIQTAEHYTWGDRCDGWHLLRSAELSVIQEQMPPQTSEVAHFHGRSRQLFYVLSGTLSISVEGKVHSLNPEQGLEIAPQVTHRVYNDTDSNVRFMVISSPPSHGDRVVAGN
- a CDS encoding GNAT family N-acetyltransferase, with amino-acid sequence MTIREMIITDYDSVMALLSSSTGVRLREADSREATARYLERNPSLSFVALVDGQLVGCVMCGHDGRRGYLQHLTVSRSYHQRGIGTALVERCLTELARLGIVKTHIDVLVENDSAIAYWSRRGWQKRDDIFRFSYLKSGNANA
- a CDS encoding HEAT repeat domain-containing protein produces the protein MAWAKLKTAVIVGTAILLAAGTTTLVVDWIKHPELTYQGKSIGYWLDQLHSGNAQAQFQAHLSLLEIGEPAVPYLLRDFTTKDTSSRQLYRKWYPKMPSSLMKRLPPPVNIRRFRIDASGVLREMGPAADPAVPEYIKALKDPDRAIRETAGFALEFIMPDDEETIVALVEALKKEPDLEMVRMGLHSIIFERDKRTASAVPGLTEILENELQKGLLDYETVRKIITWLQHLEAKAQPAVPVLKEVVHAQNSTFRFAALEALVKIDKQSVSADEIVQILSRGLKDSNPSMRNQSLRECTWAQKEFPKGAETLKPLIEELTHDQNKGVDETAAMVLCNFPPVSDDVVASLKELLQSRDTNTRISVATALGKLNRHTEEAISTLTAMARETANTNMRTRISAAMALWKLNGNADEALALALPGLHDKDIYGTRQTAFVTLGELGPAATPAIPELTNLLNTGEGNDPLHAADALWKINHEVKATLPVVIKSLGDRFSWSKSTAVRLISEMGMEAKSAVPALQRMIEDSRTSITVHDQAIAALEKLDPEALARTMEKLEKKKQKEGRLR